One genomic window of Deinococcus misasensis DSM 22328 includes the following:
- the uraH gene encoding hydroxyisourate hydrolase: MAGLTTHVLDLTLGTPAEGLVIRLYRLGETRELLKETSTNQDGRTGAPLLSPEELTLGTYELEFDVLEYHNAAGITGGFLTMVPIRFTVTDLSRHYHVPLLLSAFGYSTYRGS; this comes from the coding sequence ATGGCCGGTCTGACCACGCACGTGCTGGATTTGACCCTCGGGACCCCAGCAGAAGGTCTGGTGATCAGGCTGTACCGTCTGGGAGAAACCCGGGAACTGCTCAAAGAAACCTCCACCAATCAGGATGGCCGCACAGGTGCACCTTTGCTCTCTCCAGAGGAGTTGACGCTGGGCACTTACGAGCTGGAATTTGATGTGCTGGAGTACCACAACGCCGCTGGCATCACTGGAGGCTTTTTGACCATGGTTCCGATCCGCTTTACGGTCACGGACCTGAGCAGGCATTATCATGTGCCATTGTTGCTTTCCGCGTTTGGTTACAGCACGTATCGGGGGTCTTAA
- a CDS encoding NAD(P)-binding domain-containing protein, translating into MTLIELEERVKKDLELLRYPARDWIPETPGVLDVLVIGGGQAGLAIAFGLLRERVNRILVLDEHPEGQEGVWETFARMRTLRTPKHLTGPDLGLPSLTFQAYFEARFSEEAYQSMGKIPRDLWMAYLRWYRQMVQVPMENHAKVQKIIPLDKGFEVVYRTPEGMKSHRARRVVWATGMGGAGFWKSPEYVASIPRSHYAHTCEEIDFDALAGKRVGVLGAGASAFDNAGSALEAGARVDLYMRQKSFPNVNYYRFFEFTGFLKHTADLPDDLKLQWLQFLLAPQPPTEDNVARTRNHPAFALHAGCNWQSARFEDGQVVVTTDQGEERFDFVIFGTGFQVNPKVRPEFKLFRDFILTWGEKHPLAGGVAATYPYLSQDYAFQENRPGTCPPLKHLYDFSFGATASMGLSGASISSMKYAIPRLIDGITRSFYLEDAEHHLNRVKLYADEEVTWPV; encoded by the coding sequence GTGACACTCATTGAACTGGAAGAACGGGTGAAAAAGGACCTGGAGTTGCTGCGTTATCCGGCCCGAGATTGGATTCCTGAAACGCCGGGGGTGCTGGATGTGCTGGTCATCGGCGGAGGTCAGGCAGGTCTGGCCATCGCTTTTGGTTTGCTGCGTGAGCGGGTGAACCGCATTCTGGTGCTGGATGAGCATCCCGAGGGGCAGGAGGGGGTGTGGGAGACCTTTGCCCGCATGCGCACCTTGCGCACCCCCAAGCACCTGACCGGACCGGATCTGGGTTTGCCTTCCCTGACCTTTCAGGCGTATTTCGAGGCACGTTTCTCTGAGGAAGCGTACCAGAGCATGGGGAAAATTCCGCGTGACCTGTGGATGGCCTACTTGCGCTGGTACCGCCAGATGGTGCAGGTGCCCATGGAAAACCATGCCAAAGTGCAAAAAATCATCCCTCTGGACAAAGGGTTCGAGGTGGTTTACCGCACCCCCGAGGGCATGAAGTCCCACCGGGCCAGACGGGTGGTGTGGGCCACCGGAATGGGTGGGGCGGGGTTCTGGAAAAGCCCCGAGTATGTCGCCTCCATCCCGAGGTCCCATTACGCCCACACCTGTGAGGAGATTGATTTTGATGCCCTTGCCGGGAAACGGGTGGGGGTGCTCGGGGCAGGTGCGAGTGCCTTTGACAATGCCGGAAGCGCTCTGGAAGCTGGAGCACGGGTGGACCTGTACATGCGCCAGAAGTCCTTTCCAAACGTCAATTACTACCGGTTTTTTGAGTTCACCGGGTTTTTGAAGCACACCGCCGACCTGCCCGATGACCTGAAACTCCAGTGGTTGCAATTTCTGCTGGCCCCTCAGCCTCCCACCGAGGACAATGTGGCCCGCACCCGCAACCATCCGGCTTTTGCGCTTCATGCAGGGTGCAACTGGCAATCGGCCCGTTTTGAGGACGGTCAGGTGGTGGTCACCACCGATCAGGGAGAGGAGCGCTTTGATTTCGTGATTTTCGGCACGGGCTTTCAGGTGAATCCCAAAGTGCGCCCCGAGTTCAAGCTGTTTCGCGATTTCATCCTGACGTGGGGAGAAAAACATCCTCTGGCAGGAGGGGTGGCAGCCACTTACCCTTACCTGTCTCAGGATTATGCTTTTCAGGAAAACCGGCCGGGGACCTGCCCTCCCCTGAAGCACCTGTACGACTTCTCTTTTGGTGCGACGGCCAGCATGGGCCTCAGTGGGGCCTCGATCAGCAGCATGAAGTACGCCATTCCGCGCCTGATTGATGGCATCACCCGCAGCTTTTACCTTGAAGACGCCGAACACCACCTGAACCGGGTGAAACTCTACGCCGATGAGGAGGTCACATGGCCGGTCTGA
- the uraD gene encoding 2-oxo-4-hydroxy-4-carboxy-5-ureidoimidazoline decarboxylase, whose translation MLNFATLETLDRVAFVRELGWLFEHSPWVVERAAHYLPFKDPEGVLWAFHLVLEDAALEEQLSLIRAHPDLATRVKLTDASLEEQSGAGLDRLDPERFEKFQNLNTQYKSRFGFPFIIAVKDHTVDSILEAFELRSMGDADSERREALRQIERIVFHRLMGVLK comes from the coding sequence ATGTTGAACTTTGCAACCCTCGAAACGCTGGACCGCGTGGCTTTTGTCCGTGAATTGGGATGGCTGTTTGAACATTCCCCCTGGGTGGTGGAAAGGGCAGCCCATTACCTGCCCTTCAAAGACCCAGAGGGGGTGCTCTGGGCCTTTCATCTGGTGCTGGAGGATGCTGCTCTGGAGGAGCAGCTTTCCTTGATCCGTGCCCACCCAGACCTCGCCACCAGAGTGAAACTCACGGACGCTTCTTTGGAAGAGCAGAGCGGTGCAGGTCTGGACCGTCTGGACCCTGAGCGCTTCGAGAAATTCCAGAATTTGAACACCCAATACAAAAGCCGCTTCGGGTTTCCGTTTATCATTGCAGTCAAAGACCACACCGTGGATTCCATCCTTGAGGCCTTTGAACTGAGGTCGATGGGAGACGCAGACTCTGAGCGCCGCGAGGCCCTCAGGCAGATTGAACGCATCGTGTTTCACCGCTTGATGGGGGTGCTGAAGTGA
- a CDS encoding M20 family metallo-hydrolase: MTHLNINIDQLMQELEELSTFSDTSPPSVTRILWAQQDQKARTYLKILIEQAGFSWREDAIGNLFATFEGKNPRLPKVGTGSHVDAIPHAGKYDGTVGVLGGLEAMRALKRSGFQPRRSIELLIFNAEEPTRFGVGCLGSRMLSGALTPEQAILLKDQQGMTFEDARLEGGFSGDLSSVALSRNHYFAFVELHIEQMPNLEKAGLPIGVVTAIAAPSSFKLHLKGQGGHAGAVLMPERKDAFLAASEIALCIEQAVKDHGGPDTVGTVGLVKVHPNAINSIPSQVELGVDLRDIDEVRRDRVLSALMQAAEDICKKRGIRLEVEMLNQDPPCASDPMLVKTIQMNCEKLGIPYQNMVSRAYHDSLFMARIAPNAMIFIPCKDGISHRPDEYASPEHILLGVQVLAGVLKDLGEV, from the coding sequence ATGACCCACCTGAACATCAACATCGATCAACTGATGCAAGAACTGGAGGAGCTTTCCACCTTCAGCGACACTTCGCCCCCTTCGGTCACCCGGATTTTGTGGGCACAACAGGACCAGAAAGCCCGCACTTACCTGAAAATCCTGATTGAACAGGCGGGTTTCTCGTGGCGGGAGGATGCCATCGGGAACCTTTTTGCGACCTTTGAGGGCAAAAACCCGAGGCTGCCGAAAGTGGGCACGGGGTCCCATGTGGATGCCATCCCACACGCCGGGAAATATGACGGAACAGTGGGGGTACTGGGAGGCCTTGAGGCCATGCGTGCCCTGAAACGCTCGGGGTTTCAGCCCAGAAGAAGCATCGAACTCCTGATTTTCAACGCAGAGGAGCCCACACGGTTTGGGGTGGGGTGCCTCGGGTCCAGAATGCTGTCTGGGGCACTCACTCCAGAGCAGGCCATCCTCTTGAAAGACCAGCAGGGAATGACCTTTGAAGATGCACGTCTGGAAGGCGGGTTCTCTGGGGATCTGAGCAGCGTGGCCCTCTCCAGAAACCACTATTTTGCTTTTGTGGAACTGCACATCGAGCAAATGCCCAACCTTGAAAAAGCCGGATTGCCCATCGGGGTGGTCACGGCCATTGCCGCCCCCAGCAGCTTCAAGTTGCACCTGAAAGGGCAGGGGGGCCATGCAGGTGCAGTCCTCATGCCAGAGCGCAAAGATGCTTTTCTGGCAGCCAGTGAAATCGCCCTGTGCATCGAACAGGCCGTCAAGGACCACGGCGGACCAGACACCGTGGGCACAGTGGGCTTGGTGAAAGTGCATCCGAACGCCATCAACAGCATTCCCTCTCAGGTGGAACTCGGGGTGGACCTCAGGGACATTGATGAAGTCAGAAGGGACCGGGTGCTTTCAGCCTTGATGCAGGCCGCAGAGGACATCTGCAAGAAACGGGGCATCAGGCTGGAAGTGGAAATGCTCAATCAAGACCCGCCCTGTGCCTCAGACCCCATGCTGGTGAAAACCATCCAGATGAACTGTGAAAAGCTGGGCATTCCTTATCAGAACATGGTTTCTCGGGCGTACCACGACAGCCTGTTCATGGCCCGCATCGCACCGAATGCCATGATTTTCATTCCTTGCAAAGACGGCATCAGCCACAGGCCAGACGAATACGCCAGCCCAGAGCACATCTTGCTTGGGGTGCAGGTGCTGGCCGGGGTGCTGAAGGATCTGGGGGAGGTGTGA